The Podospora pseudocomata strain CBS 415.72m chromosome 3, whole genome shotgun sequence genome window below encodes:
- the SRB7 gene encoding RNA polymerase II mediator complex subunit (BUSCO:EOG09265SHM; COG:K; EggNog:ENOG503P37G), with protein MGDKLTQLQESMDQLLTQFIAALYYNERHHDLQKFSPNDKIPELKQDQPPEIDTLDPEQFKAGQLELARDLITKEQQIEYLISTLPGLDNSERDQLQMIRELEEELGAAEQQRQEALRERDEVLKRLDGLVRLIRRH; from the exons ATGGGCGACAAACTGACTCAACTCCAAGAGTCCATGGATCAA cTCCTCACCCAATTCATAGCAGCCCTCTACTACAACGAACGCCACCACGATCTCCAAAAATTCTCCCCCAACGACAAAATCCCCGAACTCAAACAAGACCAGCCCCCCGAAATTGATACCCTCGACCCTGAACAATTCAAGGCTGGGCAGCTCGAGCTCGCTAGAGATCTCATCACGAAGGAGCAGCAGATCGAGTATTTGATCTCGACGTTGCCGGGTTTAGATAATAGTGAAAGAGACCAGTTGCAGATGATacgggagttggaggaggagctgggggcggcggagcagcagaggcaggaggcgttgagggagCGGGATGAGGttttgaagaggttggatgggttggttaGGCTGATTAGGAGGCACTGA
- a CDS encoding hypothetical protein (EggNog:ENOG503P5HR) translates to MTSNTTPDDLITSVTKLSLKTSSLDKPPKPAPSKKKAAAAAPVADSWEDEEDNDDASEPEETPLGSTQTGTNAPPPTPMSPIAKKQPFSPSALNAPGTFGFTSFDGPGADSSPRSAGAAPDRRPEKTDAVARRMIAAGLGLRAPRATEEQKAYDRAVKEQEKKRREEERERQRKKEEEAQKAKAAIWDD, encoded by the coding sequence atgacctccaacaccacccccgacgACCTCATTACCTCAGTCACCAAACTCTCcctcaaaacctcctccctcgacaaacccccaaaacccgccccctccaagaaaaaggccgccgccgccgcccccgtCGCCGACAGCTgggaggacgaagaagacaaCGATGATGCCTCAGAACCAGAAGAAACGCCACTAGGCAGCACCCAAACCGGCACCAACGcgcccccaccaacccccatgTCGCCCATAGCCAAGAAGCAGCCCTTTTCGCCATCAGCGCTCAACGCCCCCGGCACGTTCGGTTTCACATCTTTTGACGGACCAGGCGCCGACTCAAGTCCTCGATCAGCAGGCGCCGCACCAGACAGACGCCCAGAAAAGACCGATGCCGTGGCGCGACGCATGAttgctgctgggttggggcTTCGGGCGCCGAGGGCGACCGAGGAGCAAAAGGCGTATGATCGGGCGgtcaaggagcaggagaagaagaggagggaggaggagagggagaggcagaggaagaaggaagaggaggcgcagaaggccaaggcggcTATTTGGGATGATTAA
- the PIM1 gene encoding ATP-dependent Lon protease pim1 (MEROPS:MER0000496; EggNog:ENOG503NXAU; COG:L; BUSCO:EOG09260RRN), with amino-acid sequence MLPRQRVLRMPSPRHSILLSTASRRTSICSVRASLRQGQHITPRLQGFSRDSFSSSLSPFSTHAALGKQQKGSGFFDGIEPLTEEEKKANQENQEKEAAAEEKEEKDVEKAKPSSSSEAKTKEGGGQGTPESPENKGSAAAGSAASGSSGEGSGGDGGKRGRKPGDKALAKPVVPEIYPQVMAIPIAKRPLFPGFYKAITIKDPNVAAAITEMIKRGQPYVGAFLFKDENADDDVIRSADEVHDVGVFAQITSAFPMTGQGGEGTSLTAILYPHRRIKLSELIPPGAADAAGKTPAATEPTPEPIPKATDESAQKGDVVASFEESAVVPPPKSDVTQKQYEPTSFLKKYPVSLVNVENLTEEPYDPKSQVIRAVTNEIVNVFKEVASMNSLFRDQISTFSMSQSTGNVMSEPAKLADFAAAVSAGDPNELQEVLSSLNVEDRMHKALLVLKKEHVNAQLQSKITKDVENKITKRQREYWLTEQMKGIKRELGLESDGKDKLVEKFKEKADKLAMPEAVRKVFDDELNKLAHLEPAASEFNVTRNYLDWLTQIPWGLRSAENFGIQHAMTVLDEDHYGLKDVKDRILEFIAVGKLRGTVEGKILCFVGPPGVGKTSIGKSIARALNRQYYRFSVGGLADVAEIKGHRRTYVGALPGRVIQALKKCKTENPLILIDEIDKIGRGYQGDPSSALLELLDPEQNSSFLDHYLDVPVDLSRVLFVCTANMTDTIPRPLLDRMEVIRLSGYVSDEKMAIAERYLAPQAQELAGLKGVDVELTKDAIEELIKSYCREAGVRNLKKQIEKVYRKSALKIVQELGEEVLPEEEALTDEGKVAKEESAKEETKQSEEPATANTEATEKETTEVPRVALKVPESVHVTIDKENLKDYVGPPVFTSDRLYDITPPGVTMGLAWTQLGGAAMYVEAILQSALKPASRPSLEITGNLKTVMKESSAIAYSFAKSYMANNFPKNDFLDHAKIHVHVPEGAVQKDGPSAGITMATSLLSLALDRQVDPAVAMTGELTLTGKVLRIGGLREKTVAARRAGCKMVLFPRDNESDWLELPENIKEGIEGRPVSWYSEVFDLIFPDLDKEKANKSRVVVAENYEKKEEEKKDGEESD; translated from the exons ATGCTGCCGCGACAGCGCGTCCTGCGCATGCCCTCGCCGAGGCATTCGATTCTCCTCTCTACAGCTTCCAGACGAACAAGCATCTGCTCGGTAAGAGCTTCGTTACGACAGGGCCAACACATCACGCCGCGGCTGCAGGGCTTCTCGAGGGACAGCTTTTCGTCGTCGCTTTCGCCATTCTCCACGCATGCCGCTTTAGGGAAACAGCAAAAGGGTTCGGGCTTCTTTGACGGCATCGAGCCGTTAacggaggaggaaaaaaaGGCGAATCAGGAGAATCAGGAAAAGGAAGCGGcggctgaggagaaggaggagaaggatgttGAAAAGGCAAAGCCTTCTTCTAGCTCCGAGGCGAAGACgaaagagggcggcggcCAGGGAACACCCGAGTCGCCGGAGAACAAGGGGAGTGCTGCCGCCGGGAGTGCCGCCTCGGGGTcatcgggggaggggtcgggaggggatgggggaaagAGGGGACGGAAGCCGGGTGACAAGGCGCTTGCGAAGCCTGTCGTGCCTGAGATTTACCCTCAGGTGATGGCTATCCCGATTGCGAAGAGGCCGTTGTTCCCTGGGTTTTACAAGGCGATCACTATCAAGGATCCCAAtgttgccgccgccatcaccgagaTGATCAAGCGTGGTCAACCATATGTCGGTGCGTTCCTGTTCAAGGACGAGAATGCGGATGACGATGTTATCCGAAGTGCCGACGAGGTCCACGACGTCGGCGTGTTTGCTCAGATTACCAGCGCTTTTCCTATGACAGgccaaggtggtgagggaacAAGTCTCACTGCGATTCTTTACCCTCACCGTAGAATCAAGCTTTCTGAGTTAATTCCTCCGGGAGCTGCGGATGCCGCTGGAAAGACCCCGGCGGCTACGGAACCCACACCAGAACCGATACCCAAGGCTACAGATGAGTCTGCCCAGAAGGGCGATGTTGTCGCGAGCTTTGAGGAGAGCGCCGTTGTACCGCCACCAAAATCAGACGTTACGCAGAAGCAATATGAGCCAACATCCTTCCTCAAGAAGTATCCCGTCAGTCTGGTTAACGTTGAGAACCTTACCGAAGAGCCTTACGACCCCAAGAGCCAGGTGATCCGGGCCGTTACTAACGAGATCGTCAATGTCTTCAAGGAGGTCGCTAGCATGAACTCTTTGTTTAGAGATCAAATTTCAACCTTCTCCATGAGCCAGTCTACCGGCAATGTCATGTCTGAGCCGGCCAAGCTTGCCGACTTTGCCGCAGCGGTGTCGGCTGGTGATCCCAATGAGCTTCAGGAGGTTCTGTCGAGCTTGAACGTCGAGGACAGGATGCACAAGGCTCTTCTTGTGCTCAAAAAGGAGCACGTCAACGCTCAGCTTCAGTCCAAGATCACCAAGGATGTGGAGAACAAGATCACCAAACGTCAGCGGGAGTACTGGTTGACGGAGCAGATGAAGGGCATCAAGCGTGAGCTTGGGCTGGAATCAGACGGCAAGGacaagctggtggagaagttcaaggagaaggccgacAAGCTGGCCATGCCGGAAGCTGTGCGCaaggtgtttgatgatgagctgaaCAAGCTTGCGCACCTGGAGCCGGCGGCGTCAGAGTTCAACGTCACTCGCAACTACCTCGACTGGCTTACGCAGATCCCATGGGGTCTGCGCAGCGCCGAGAACTTTGGCATCCAGCACGCCATGACTGTTTTGGACGAGGATCACTACGGTCTCAAGGACGTCAAGGACCGCATTCTCGAGTTTATCGCCGTCGGGAAGCTGCGCGGGACTGTCGAGGGCAAGATCCTCTGCTTTGTTGGTCCGCCAGGTGTGGGCAAGACCAGTATTGGCAAATCGATTGCTCGCGCGCTCAACCGGCAATACTACCGCTTCAGCGTGGGTGGTCTTGCCGATGTTGCTGAAATCAAGGGTCACAGGAGGACGTACGTCGGTGCGTTGCCCGGCCGCGTCATTCAGGCGTTGAAGAAGTGCAAGACGGAGAACCCCCTGATTCTCATTGACGAAATCGACAAGATTGGCCGTGGATACCAGGGCGACCCATCGTCTGCTCTTCTTGAGTTGCTTGATCCCGAGCAGAACAGCTCTTTCCTCGATCACTACCTTGATGTCCCGGTGGATTTGTCTAGGGTCTTGTTTGTCTGCACCGCCAACATGACGGATACGATTCCCAGGCCGCTGCTGGACCGCATGGAGGTGATCAGACTGAGCGGGTATGTGTCTGATGAGAAGATGGCGATTGCGGAGAGGTATCTTGCTCCTCAGGCGCAGGAGCTGGctgggttgaagggggtggatgtggagcTTACCAAGGATGCTATCGAGGAGCTGATCAAGTCTTACTGCCGGGAGGCGGGTGtccgcaacctcaagaagCAGATTGAGAAGGTTTATCGCAAGAGCGCGCTGAAGATTGTGCAGgagcttggggaggaggtgctgccTGAGGAAGAGGCGCTGACGGACGAGGGCAAGGTTGCGAAGGAGGAGTcggcgaaggaggagactAAGCAATCGGAGGAGCcggccaccgccaacacgGAGGCGACGGAGAAGGAGACTACCGAGGTGCCGAGGGTGGCCCTCAAGGTCCCCGAGAGCGTCCACGTCACCATCGACAAGGAAAACCTCAAGGACTACGTCGGCCCCCCTGTTTTTACGTCTGACCGTCTTTATGATATCACCCCCCCGGGAGTAACCATGGGTTTGGCGTGGACGCAACTCGGCGGCGCGGCCATGTACGTCGAGGCGATTCTCCAGTCGGCCCTCAAGCCGGCCTCGCGGCCGTCGCTTGAGATTACGGGCAACCTCAAGACTGTGATGAAGGAGAGCTCTGCCATTGCGTACAGCTTTGCCAAGTCGTACATGGCGAACAATTTTCCCAAGAATGACTTTTTGGACCACGCCAAGATTCATGTGCATGTGCCTGAGGGGGCGGTGCAGAAGGATGGGCCGTCGGCGGGGATCACGATGGCGACGAGCCTGTTGAGTCTGGCGCTGGACAGGCAAGTTGATCCGGCGGTGGCGATGACGGGGGAGTTGACGCTGACGGGGAAGGTGCTgaggattggggggttgagggagaagactgttgcggcgaggagggcggggtgCAAGATGGTTTTGTTTCCGAGGGATAATGAGAGTGATTGGTTGGAGTTGCCTGAG AATATCAAGGAGGGAATCGAAGGCAGACCGGTGAGCTGGTATTCGGAGGTTTTTGACCTTATTTTCCCTGATctggacaaggagaaggcgaatAAGagcagggtggtggtggctgagaactacgagaagaaggaggaggagaagaaggatggggaggagagtgatTAG
- the SDT1 gene encoding putative suppressor of disruption of TFIIS (EggNog:ENOG503NZRZ; COG:S), with protein sequence MAKLIDKYFATHLSLPYEDAVRLHKEYYQNYGLAIEGLVRHHQIDPLEYNAKVDDALPLDDIIKPREDLKKLLRDIDTSKVRLWLFTNAYVNHAKRVVKLLEIEDFFEGVTYCDYAAPRLMCKPHEEAYEKAMREAGVERREDCYFVDDSYQNCKKAQEIGWNVAHLVEEGAKSPRTQACKFQISHLDELRTCFPEVFKKPETS encoded by the exons ATGGCCAAGCTGATTGACAAGTACTTCgccacccacctctccctcccctacGAAGATGCCGTCCGGCTCCACAAGGAATACTACCAAAACTACGGCCTCGCCATCGAAGGCCTCGTCCGTCACCACCAAATTGACCCCCTCGAGTACAACGCCAAAGTCGACGACGCCCTCCCCCtagacgacatcatcaagccCCGCGAGGacctcaagaagctcctccGCGACATTGACACCTCCAAAGTCAGGCTCTGGCTGTTCACAAACGCTTACGTCAACCACGccaagagggtggtgaaacTGCTAGAGATAGAGGACTTCTTCGAGGGGGTGACGTATTGTGATTATGCGGCGCCGAGGCTGATGTGCAAGCCTCATGAGGAGGCGTATGAGAAggcgatgagggaggcgggggttgagaggagggaggattgTTATTTTGTTG ATGACTCGTACCAAAACTGCAAAAAGGCCCAAGAAATAGGCTGGAACGTCGCCCACCTTGTCGAAGAGGGCGCCAAGTCCCCCAGGACACAAGCGTGCAAGTTCCAAATAAGCCACTTGGATGAGCTGCGCACTTGCTTCCCAGAGGTCTTCAAGAAGCCGGAAACGTCCTAG
- a CDS encoding hypothetical protein (EggNog:ENOG503P4MZ) yields MAQGSVGAAMSAERGGVQEEVAGKKTLLIASLSPDALHEVQQYEKLLKFRDEVLSGAHPRIKPPQLGKVAQAASSKSTAPASSSTTSATKSSSNAAVNGSRPLINNLPSFRANQQVPSVYMATNLPGLGMLSQKKPSGSGKPEIDPVLLEKSDDLVKAEIQLRRQRIERALKDEVEQRRVTSKPHEQMADLDVNDILAKAMTLSEDAPPQPTDDAAANTSASSDSFDNNTFYSSQHGTPDSVMAARIPNESEDEEMREESPYEPEFDPEPDLPTAIAHAQSLLDTSQPMSIPGVSTSQHQPQPARTNPTLPVPAPSFSIPGIGAANTYGSGLAGRPGPSGSAGSGPGNQHLLSQTRGNQNQTSPVVRGHDLSPLAPQPERVSPLASLAITRQPHLVDSDSSGRRATPAQVAALRKQTSNASSPESSPQAGKAADKKKNKKKNKRKADRLAVETAVSPVIKPEPRSPSPLTAAPYARPSKRQRQGRQQAVDSPYEEHRYQEPIRVETGYQECYQPNGSFRQERVVAYGRADGAYRPRYDDEPILVTSPRYERVERVYYDEPRQAVSARPIRPDSPGAQGAQYASREVRTARPVAYEEGGAVYRDVRAASRMSMRPVAYGDRSQSPIMYERPPAAMPPPRAPVRRILVDAHGREYLEPIRSTTVVREEVISDPRGERLYSAREMSRRPEVMDDEVIYQGAQPVYGAPRRVVTQPEYGAYRESANPMAPPPMNEYAPSRAEPPREYMARPASVRPGMETVRYEPSTSYERVPFEDRGRDYYGAGAAGTVRSASVRPGAESIRYEVPVAYERRVGSQVEEYVPLRSASVRPGQEPARYDPYGGGGQRVEYAAPPPVPAYGMQPPPPRSYSVLPAERVGERGYSIQPPPPPPSQQGGQAQGQGPPSGGGYYARPPPAGREDDEVVYLDRPPQREVYRDMR; encoded by the coding sequence atggcgCAAGGTTCTGTGGGTGCAGCCATGTCGGCGGAACGAGGAGGGGTACAGGAGGAAGTCGCAGGCAAGAAGACGTTATTGATAGCGTCGCTGTCTCCCGACGCGTTGCACGAGGTGCAGCAGTAcgagaagctgctcaagTTTCGCGACGAGGTTCTCAGCGGTGCTCACCCGCGCATCAAACCACCACAGCTTGGGAAAGTCGCCCAAGCCGCGAGCTCAAAGTCGACagctcctgcttcttcttctaccACTTCTGCCAccaaatcatcatccaaTGCTGCGGTAAATGGAAGTCGCCCACTAATTAACAATCTGCCTTCATTCCGGGCGAACCAGCAAGTTCCGTCAGTATACATGGCCACTAACCTTCCCGGCTTGGGCATGCTGTCGCAGAAGAAGCCTTCGGGCTCTGGCAAGCCCGAGATCGATCCGGTTCTGCTGGAGAAGTCTGACGACTTGGTCAAGGCTGAGATCCAGCTCCGGCGGCAGAGAATTGAGCGTGCTCTCAAAGATGAAGTTGAGCAGCGTCGCGTCACAAGCAAGCCACACGAGCAGATGGCTGATCTCGATGTCAACGACATCTTGGCTAAGGCCATGACATTATCCGAGGATGCGCCTCCTCAGCCCACTGATGATGCAGCTGCTAACACATCAGCATCGAGCGACTCTTTCGATAACAATACTTTCTACTCTAGTCAACATGGTACACCCGATTCAGTCATGGCAGCCCGAATCCCCAACGAGTCCGAAGACGAGGAAATGCGAGAAGAATCGCCCTACGAGCCCGAGTTCGATCCAGAGCCCGACCTCCCGACGGCCATTGCCCACGCACAATCCCTTCTCGACACGTCTCAGCCCATGTCGATACCGGGCGTTTCTACATCCCAACATCAGCCACAGCCGGCTCGGACCAACCCAACACTTCCTGTCCCAGCTCCTTCCTTTTCAATTCCTGGAATAGGCGCGGCGAACACATATGGTAGCGGCCTGGCCGGTCGTCCTGGACCGTCCGGCAGTGCTGGCAGCGGCCCAGGGAACCAGCATCTACTCAGTCAAACTCGTGGGAACCAGAATCAGACATCCCCAGTTGTGCGAGGACACGATCTCTCCCCTCTTGCTCCCCAACCAGAGCGTGTCTCTCCCCTGGCTTCTCTGGCCATTACAAGACAACCTCACTTGGTTGATTCTGACTCCAGTGGACGCAGGGCGACTCCTGCCCAGGTCGCAGCCCTTAGAAAGCAAACATCTAACGCGTCGAGCCCAGAGAGCTCCCCACAGGCTGGTAAGGCGGCCgataagaagaagaacaaaaagaagaacaagagaaaGGCGGACAGGTTGGCTGTTGAGACTGCTGTGTCGCCAGTCATTAAGCCTGAACCACGATCACCATCCCCTCTGACGGCCGCTCCTTATGCTCGGCCCAGCAAGCGCCAGAGGCAAGGGCGCCAGCAAGCTGTTGACTCTCCCTACGAAGAGCACAGGTATCAAGAACCAATCCGTGTAGAGACTGGTTACCAAGAGTGCTACCAGCCTAACGGCAGTTTCAGGCAGGAACGGGTCGTGGCCTACGGACGAGCAGATGGGGCATATCGTCCTCGCTATGACGATGAGCCCATTTTGGTCACATCACCAAGGTACGAGAGGGTCGAAAGGGTTTACTATGATGAGCCAAGACAAGCGGTGAGCGCCCGTCCCATCCGTCCGGATTCCCCAGGCGCCCAAGGTGCTCAATATGCTTCACGGGAGGTTCGTACTGCTCGTCCTGTGGCATATGAGGAAGGCGGTGCCGTTTACCGCGACGTCAGAGCTGCCTCCAGGATGAGTATGCGCCCAGTCGCGTACGGCGACCGTTCACAATCGCCCATCATGTATGAGCGGCCGCCTGCAGCTATGCCTCCGCCCAGGGCACCCGTGAGACGCATTCTTGTTGATGCCCATGGCCGAGAGTATCTCGAGCCCATTCGTTCGACTACAGTCGTGCGCGAGGAAGTGATCTCGGACCCAAGAGGCGAGAGGCTCTATTCTGCGAGGGAAATGTCACGGAGACCAGAGGTGATGGATGACGAGGTCATCTATCAGGGTGCGCAGCCTGTGTATGGAGCGCCGAGACGGGTGGTGACCCAGCCAGAGTACGGTGCTTACCGCGAGAGTGCCAACCCCATGGCTCCTCCACCTATGAACGAGTATGCGCCTTCGCGTGCGGAGCCTCCCCGGGAATACATGGCCAGACCGGCTAGTGTCAGGCCCGGGATGGAGACAGTTCGCTATGAACCTAGCACCAGCTATGAGAGGGTTCCTTTTGAGGATCGGGGGAGGGATTACTACGGTGCTGGAGCTGCTGGGACGGTGAGGTCGGCCAGCGTCCGGCCTGGCGCGGAGAGCATCCGATATGAGGTTCCGGTTGCTTACGAGAGGAGGGTCGGAAGTCAAGTGGAGGAGTATGTGCCCCTGAGGTCGGCTAGTGTTAGGCCGGGTCAGGAGCCTGCGCGGTATGACCCGtatggaggtggtggtcagaGGGTTGAGTACGCTGCTCCGCCGCCGGTTCCTGCCTATGGAATgcagccgccgcccccgAGGTCTTATAGTGTTTTGCCTGCcgagagggtgggggagagggggtatAGCAttcagcctcctccgcctccgccttcGCAGCAGGGGGGTCAGGCTCAGGGCCAAGGTCCTCCGAGTGGCGGGGGTTATTATGCTaggccgccgccggcggggagggaggatgatgaggttgtgTACCTGGATCGTCCGCCGCAGAGGGAGGTATATAGGGATATGCGTTAG
- a CDS encoding hypothetical protein (EggNog:ENOG503P7TU; BUSCO:EOG09264YIJ; COG:S), with the protein MRRLLLSQPSSLSLLTTGPRRAFCASAPLSTTTTPSLELRTAQPPAEEPSPSQPEQPKEDSEQQPPEPNLPSPYTFPLPLAPTTNHSSLPTFLTYASHTSLDPTSTVYIGTHYEYTAILSLTRLAFTLHRVGGRSDYGIDLLGFWSPIPNSPDPPLRVLAQCKVTKTAKPVYIRELEGAFIGAPPGWRSKGVIGALVAEKTATKGVRDAIGRSKWPMVYIVCSREGLVSQMLWNQRAVEEGGLEGLGVGSKYRVAEDGEQVEEVMLTWRGREVKALKEKKTREKKAE; encoded by the coding sequence ATGCGCCGTCTACTTCTCTCTCAGCCATCCTCCTtatccctcctcaccaccggccctCGACGAGCCTTCTGCGCCAGCGCccctctctcaacaacaacaaccccttccctcgAACTCAGAACTGCACAGCCACCCGCAGAAgaaccctccccttctcaaccAGAGCAACCAAAGGAAGATtcagaacaacaacccccagaaccaaacctcccctccccctacaccttccccctccccctcgccccaaccaccaaccactcctccctccccaccttcctcacctacgcctcccacacctccctcgacccaacctccaccgtctACATAGGCACCCACTACGAGTAcaccgccatcctctccctcacccgcctAGCCTTCACCCTCCACCGCGTCGGCGGCCGCTCCGACTACGGCATTGACCTCCTCGGATTCTGgtcccccatcccaaactccccagACCCACCCCTCAGAGTCCTCGCCCAATGCAAAGTcaccaaaacagccaaaCCGGTATACATCCGCGAGCTGGAAGGCGCCTTCATCGGAGCCCCTCCCGGGTGGCGCTCAAAGGGCGTTATCGGAGCACTAGTCGCAGAAAAGACTGCAACAAAAGGTGTCAGGGATGCGATTGGGAGGAGTAAATGGCCGATGGTGTACATTGTTTGTTctagggaggggttggtgagccAGATGCTGTGGAATcagagggcggtggaggaggggggtttggaagggttgggggtggggagtaAATATAGGGTtgctgaggatggggagcaggtggaggaggtgatgttgacgtggagggggagggaggttaaGGCCCTCAAGGAGAAAAAAAcgagggaaaagaaggctgAGTAA